The following are from one region of the Colius striatus isolate bColStr4 chromosome Z, bColStr4.1.hap1, whole genome shotgun sequence genome:
- the HAUS6 gene encoding HAUS augmin-like complex subunit 6 isoform X2, with protein sequence MLMPSRSPVGCHSCHQLLNTLTEKWKSCHLWLYLLALGFDTNCGDGISLLGKNMFDFPNSGAFFYVALFLFTKLDPSHAAEVFRNCTFGSVSSHEFRSQCSKWLNHLSNEHQTLFPQVVPSALMSPGGPKFIQLMYAFVRHTLVEDIKMISRGTDTPFAEVIRFRPQDVSMANARCRVAYKKLLRTFQRQDFIVQEYDRKALILIDKINKMQSEYRILETQSCKMKQNDQTKNDKIERIQKVRSMWPLVTEMLESLKKEKEIVNSELDTLKSCNKQHILDGTNIVFSIPRLLAHRVDSDIHQHCTGNIYEAEKLNFLTVIQLLNEALRGLRDEHIEFELNQLQNTENKVTLLNKVLKDLTAKRLQMERHIVSLRESISREREKWEVKWETILGHRPFILVSDLDLEWDLLSSLPLDDFNPAEDDSVFFESLKSCPDVFYSIHEESCEKDEAALETMMDKSSTPPKWICSVSSELSKECDKRDALVEKITKKVMSESPQSDEGKGTTLEGLIKSLSTNPFVARKQIPRTPEHLFTNIRKSWKEAMQTEGSSDTELAPTEVMTEGLMDARPTVQKMAGPKCSVPASPVPDFDLDFERKAQLSSAEFKPQEQTGLSHIIGSPVLETYGEKARESTEAQELKCCVSKKGSVEDLQEETFQPIKSSMSTSDTYSENNSRTGDVLSDHCQGPLMNRTMHWNISTLLNSVCDEAGCSVIWDEMLPEELGGIDLNSSVDSEPGVIDSTCITSVSENKGDITNLLDLESLFNAHKAQRSTVSRSEEMPCQTHNGSDSVDWSLSPSLTLEERERDELCCPVKLFCMEECIKISSPSLMIKEQLNEKLGTEEPSSEQNL encoded by the exons ATGTTGATGCCGTCGAGGTCGCCGGTCGGCTGTCACTCATGCCACCAGCTGCTCAACACTTTGACGGAAAAGTGGAAGAGCTGCCATCTCTGGCTGTACTTGCTGGCCTTGGGCTTCGACACGAACTGCGGTGACGGCATCTCGCTGCTCGGAAA GAACATGTTTGACTTCCCAAACAGTGGTGCATTTTTTTATGTTGCGCTCTTCTTGTTTACCAAGCTGGATCCCTCTCATGCAGCAGAAGTTTTCAG GAACTGTACGTTTGGAAGTGTCTCAAGTCATGAATTTAGGAGTCAGTGCAGTAAATGGCTAAACCACCTTTCA AATGAACACCAAACACTTTTCccacaagttgtgccttctgcATTGATGTCTCCTGGTGGTCCTAAATTTATTCAGTTAATGTATGCCTTTGTGAGACATACACTGGTTGAAGACATAAAAATGATCTCCAGAG GCACTGATACACCTTTCGCTGAAGTTATTAGGTTCAGACCTCAGGATGTGTCCATGGCAAATGCAAGATGTCGAGTCGCATACAAGAAACTTCTAAGGACTTTTCAAAGACAAGACTTTATTGTTCAAGAATATGACAGAAAAGCATT gatTTTAATTGATAAAATAAACAAGATGCAGTCTGAATACAGAATCCTGGAGACACAGTCTTGCAA GATGAAACAAAATGACCAAaccaaaaatgacaaaattgaGAGAATTCAAAAG GTCCGCAGCATGTGGCCACTTGTAACAGAAATGCTTGAAtctctgaaaaaagaaaaggaaattgtaAATTCTGAACTTGATACACTTAAAAGCTGCAATAAGCAGCACATTTTGGATGGAACTAACATTGTTTTCAGTATTCCACGGCTTTTGGCTCACAGAGTTGACAGTGATATACACCAA CATTGTACAGGAAATATTTATGAAGCTGAAAAACTGAATTTCCTAACAGTCATCCAGTTACTAAATGAAGCCTTGAGGGGATTGAGAGATGAACATATTGAGTTTGAATTAAATCAACTTCAGAACACTGAGAATAAGGTTACACTCCTCAATAAGGTACTAAAGGATTTGACAGCAAAGAG GCTACAAATGGAACGGCATATTGTGTCACTGCGTGAATCTATTTCTAGAGAACGTGAGAAATGGGAAGTCAAGTGGGAAACCATTCTTGGCCACCGTCCTTTTATTTTAGTCTCAGATCTGGATCTG gaaTGGGATTTGTTAAGTTCTTTGCCACTTGATGATTTTAATCCTGCAGAAGATGATAGTGTCTTTTTTGAAAGTTTAAAATCATGTCCAG ATGTTTTTTACTCTATTCATGAAGAATCTTGTGAGAAAGATGAGGCAGCGTTGGAAACTATGATGGATAAGTCAAGTACACCACCAAAATG GATCTGTTCAGTGTCTTCGGAATTGTCAAAAGAATGTGACAAGAGAGACGCGTTAGTTGAAAAG ATcacaaaaaaagtgatgtctgAGTCACCTCAGAGTGATGAAGGGAAAGGAACGACATTAGAAGGTCTGATTAAATCACTCTCTACTAACCCATTTGTAGCAAGGAAACAAATTCCCCGAACTCCAGAACATCTGT TTACTAATATAAGAAAATCGTGGAAAGAAGCCATGCAGACAGAGGGCTCATCAGACACAGAGCTGGCCCCAACTGAGGTAATGACAGAAGGCCTAATGGATGCTAGACCCACAGTGCAGAAAATGGCAGGCCCTAAATGCTCTGTCCCTGCATCTCCTGTACCTGACTTCGATCTTGACTTTGAAAGGAAGGCACAATTAAGTTCTGCGGAATTTAAACCTCAAGAGCAGACAGGGTTAAGTCACATCATTGGATCTCCAGTTTTGGAAACATATGGAGAGAAAGCGAGGGAGAGTACTGAAGCACAGGAATTGAAATGTTGTGTTTCGAAGAAAGGTTCTGTAGAAGATCTACAAGAAGAGACTTTCCAGCCTATAAAGAGCAGCATGAGTACTTCAGATACTTATTCAGAAAACAATAGTAGAACAGGCGATGTGCTTTCAGACCACTGTCAGGGTCCCTTAATGAATAGAACAATGCACTGGAATATATCTACGTTGTTAAATTCTGTCTGCGATGAAGCTGGCTGCTCGGTGATATGGGATGAGATGCTTCCAGAAGAGCTTGGTGGTATAGATCTCAACAGCTCGGTAGACTCGGAGCCTGGTGTAATAGACAGCACATGTATAACcagtgtttcagaaaataaGGGAGATATTACAAACCTGCTAGATCTAGAGTCCCTGTTCAATGCACATAAAGCACAGAGAAGCACTGTATCTAGAAGTGAAGAGATGCCGTGTCAAACACATAATGGAAGTGATTCTGTAGATTGGAGTTTAAGCCCAAGTCTTAcactggaagaaagagaaagagatgagTTGTGCTGTCCTGTCAAACTCTTCTGCATGGAAGAATGTATCAAAATATCATCGCCTTCGTTGATGA ttaaGGAGCAGTTGAATGAgaagctgggcacagaggaaccgtCATCAGAACAGAATTTgtaa
- the HAUS6 gene encoding HAUS augmin-like complex subunit 6 isoform X1, whose protein sequence is MLMPSRSPVGCHSCHQLLNTLTEKWKSCHLWLYLLALGFDTNCGDGISLLGKNMFDFPNSGAFFYVALFLFTKLDPSHAAEVFRNCTFGSVSSHEFRSQCSKWLNHLSNEHQTLFPQVVPSALMSPGGPKFIQLMYAFVRHTLVEDIKMISRGTDTPFAEVIRFRPQDVSMANARCRVAYKKLLRTFQRQDFIVQEYDRKALILIDKINKMQSEYRILETQSCKMKQNDQTKNDKIERIQKVRSMWPLVTEMLESLKKEKEIVNSELDTLKSCNKQHILDGTNIVFSIPRLLAHRVDSDIHQHCTGNIYEAEKLNFLTVIQLLNEALRGLRDEHIEFELNQLQNTENKVTLLNKVLKDLTAKRLQMERHIVSLRESISREREKWEVKWETILGHRPFILVSDLDLEWDLLSSLPLDDFNPAEDDSVFFESLKSCPDVFYSIHEESCEKDEAALETMMDKSSTPPKWICSVSSELSKECDKRDALVEKNLQIKTSKGKKKSVPLEILKNEKDGSATSEVCENAADHAIQAESPIKKEDPYKKARDELVEEITKKVMSESPQSDEGKGTTLEGLIKSLSTNPFVARKQIPRTPEHLFTNIRKSWKEAMQTEGSSDTELAPTEVMTEGLMDARPTVQKMAGPKCSVPASPVPDFDLDFERKAQLSSAEFKPQEQTGLSHIIGSPVLETYGEKARESTEAQELKCCVSKKGSVEDLQEETFQPIKSSMSTSDTYSENNSRTGDVLSDHCQGPLMNRTMHWNISTLLNSVCDEAGCSVIWDEMLPEELGGIDLNSSVDSEPGVIDSTCITSVSENKGDITNLLDLESLFNAHKAQRSTVSRSEEMPCQTHNGSDSVDWSLSPSLTLEERERDELCCPVKLFCMEECIKISSPSLMIKEQLNEKLGTEEPSSEQNL, encoded by the exons ATGTTGATGCCGTCGAGGTCGCCGGTCGGCTGTCACTCATGCCACCAGCTGCTCAACACTTTGACGGAAAAGTGGAAGAGCTGCCATCTCTGGCTGTACTTGCTGGCCTTGGGCTTCGACACGAACTGCGGTGACGGCATCTCGCTGCTCGGAAA GAACATGTTTGACTTCCCAAACAGTGGTGCATTTTTTTATGTTGCGCTCTTCTTGTTTACCAAGCTGGATCCCTCTCATGCAGCAGAAGTTTTCAG GAACTGTACGTTTGGAAGTGTCTCAAGTCATGAATTTAGGAGTCAGTGCAGTAAATGGCTAAACCACCTTTCA AATGAACACCAAACACTTTTCccacaagttgtgccttctgcATTGATGTCTCCTGGTGGTCCTAAATTTATTCAGTTAATGTATGCCTTTGTGAGACATACACTGGTTGAAGACATAAAAATGATCTCCAGAG GCACTGATACACCTTTCGCTGAAGTTATTAGGTTCAGACCTCAGGATGTGTCCATGGCAAATGCAAGATGTCGAGTCGCATACAAGAAACTTCTAAGGACTTTTCAAAGACAAGACTTTATTGTTCAAGAATATGACAGAAAAGCATT gatTTTAATTGATAAAATAAACAAGATGCAGTCTGAATACAGAATCCTGGAGACACAGTCTTGCAA GATGAAACAAAATGACCAAaccaaaaatgacaaaattgaGAGAATTCAAAAG GTCCGCAGCATGTGGCCACTTGTAACAGAAATGCTTGAAtctctgaaaaaagaaaaggaaattgtaAATTCTGAACTTGATACACTTAAAAGCTGCAATAAGCAGCACATTTTGGATGGAACTAACATTGTTTTCAGTATTCCACGGCTTTTGGCTCACAGAGTTGACAGTGATATACACCAA CATTGTACAGGAAATATTTATGAAGCTGAAAAACTGAATTTCCTAACAGTCATCCAGTTACTAAATGAAGCCTTGAGGGGATTGAGAGATGAACATATTGAGTTTGAATTAAATCAACTTCAGAACACTGAGAATAAGGTTACACTCCTCAATAAGGTACTAAAGGATTTGACAGCAAAGAG GCTACAAATGGAACGGCATATTGTGTCACTGCGTGAATCTATTTCTAGAGAACGTGAGAAATGGGAAGTCAAGTGGGAAACCATTCTTGGCCACCGTCCTTTTATTTTAGTCTCAGATCTGGATCTG gaaTGGGATTTGTTAAGTTCTTTGCCACTTGATGATTTTAATCCTGCAGAAGATGATAGTGTCTTTTTTGAAAGTTTAAAATCATGTCCAG ATGTTTTTTACTCTATTCATGAAGAATCTTGTGAGAAAGATGAGGCAGCGTTGGAAACTATGATGGATAAGTCAAGTACACCACCAAAATG GATCTGTTCAGTGTCTTCGGAATTGTCAAAAGAATGTGACAAGAGAGACGCGTTAGTTGAAAAG AACTTACAGATTAAAACCTCCAAGGGCAAAAAAAAGTCTGTACCTCTAGAgatcttaaaaaatgaaaaggatggGTCTGCCACTTCAGAAGTGTGTGAGAATGCAGCTGATCATGCTATCCAGGCAGAGTCACCTATTAAAAAAGAAGACCCTTATAAGAAAGCCAGAGATGAACTGGTAGAAGAG ATcacaaaaaaagtgatgtctgAGTCACCTCAGAGTGATGAAGGGAAAGGAACGACATTAGAAGGTCTGATTAAATCACTCTCTACTAACCCATTTGTAGCAAGGAAACAAATTCCCCGAACTCCAGAACATCTGT TTACTAATATAAGAAAATCGTGGAAAGAAGCCATGCAGACAGAGGGCTCATCAGACACAGAGCTGGCCCCAACTGAGGTAATGACAGAAGGCCTAATGGATGCTAGACCCACAGTGCAGAAAATGGCAGGCCCTAAATGCTCTGTCCCTGCATCTCCTGTACCTGACTTCGATCTTGACTTTGAAAGGAAGGCACAATTAAGTTCTGCGGAATTTAAACCTCAAGAGCAGACAGGGTTAAGTCACATCATTGGATCTCCAGTTTTGGAAACATATGGAGAGAAAGCGAGGGAGAGTACTGAAGCACAGGAATTGAAATGTTGTGTTTCGAAGAAAGGTTCTGTAGAAGATCTACAAGAAGAGACTTTCCAGCCTATAAAGAGCAGCATGAGTACTTCAGATACTTATTCAGAAAACAATAGTAGAACAGGCGATGTGCTTTCAGACCACTGTCAGGGTCCCTTAATGAATAGAACAATGCACTGGAATATATCTACGTTGTTAAATTCTGTCTGCGATGAAGCTGGCTGCTCGGTGATATGGGATGAGATGCTTCCAGAAGAGCTTGGTGGTATAGATCTCAACAGCTCGGTAGACTCGGAGCCTGGTGTAATAGACAGCACATGTATAACcagtgtttcagaaaataaGGGAGATATTACAAACCTGCTAGATCTAGAGTCCCTGTTCAATGCACATAAAGCACAGAGAAGCACTGTATCTAGAAGTGAAGAGATGCCGTGTCAAACACATAATGGAAGTGATTCTGTAGATTGGAGTTTAAGCCCAAGTCTTAcactggaagaaagagaaagagatgagTTGTGCTGTCCTGTCAAACTCTTCTGCATGGAAGAATGTATCAAAATATCATCGCCTTCGTTGATGA ttaaGGAGCAGTTGAATGAgaagctgggcacagaggaaccgtCATCAGAACAGAATTTgtaa
- the HAUS6 gene encoding HAUS augmin-like complex subunit 6 isoform X3, producing MLMPSRSPVGCHSCHQLLNTLTEKWKSCHLWLYLLALGFDTNCGDGISLLGKNMFDFPNSGAFFYVALFLFTKLDPSHAAEVFRNCTFGSVSSHEFRSQCSKWLNHLSNEHQTLFPQVVPSALMSPGGPKFIQLMYAFVRHTLVEDIKMISRGTDTPFAEVIRFRPQDVSMANARCRVAYKKLLRTFQRQDFIVQEYDRKALILIDKINKMQSEYRILETQSCKMKQNDQTKNDKIERIQKVRSMWPLVTEMLESLKKEKEIVNSELDTLKSCNKQHILDGTNIVFSIPRLLAHRVDSDIHQHCTGNIYEAEKLNFLTVIQLLNEALRGLRDEHIEFELNQLQNTENKVTLLNKVLKDLTAKRLQMERHIVSLRESISREREKWEVKWETILGHRPFILVSDLDLEWDLLSSLPLDDFNPAEDDSVFFESLKSCPDVFYSIHEESCEKDEAALETMMDKSSTPPKWICSVSSELSKECDKRDALVEKNLQIKTSKGKKKSVPLEILKNEKDGSATSEVCENAADHAIQAESPIKKEDPYKKARDELVEEVVIRVTVLGVTA from the exons ATGTTGATGCCGTCGAGGTCGCCGGTCGGCTGTCACTCATGCCACCAGCTGCTCAACACTTTGACGGAAAAGTGGAAGAGCTGCCATCTCTGGCTGTACTTGCTGGCCTTGGGCTTCGACACGAACTGCGGTGACGGCATCTCGCTGCTCGGAAA GAACATGTTTGACTTCCCAAACAGTGGTGCATTTTTTTATGTTGCGCTCTTCTTGTTTACCAAGCTGGATCCCTCTCATGCAGCAGAAGTTTTCAG GAACTGTACGTTTGGAAGTGTCTCAAGTCATGAATTTAGGAGTCAGTGCAGTAAATGGCTAAACCACCTTTCA AATGAACACCAAACACTTTTCccacaagttgtgccttctgcATTGATGTCTCCTGGTGGTCCTAAATTTATTCAGTTAATGTATGCCTTTGTGAGACATACACTGGTTGAAGACATAAAAATGATCTCCAGAG GCACTGATACACCTTTCGCTGAAGTTATTAGGTTCAGACCTCAGGATGTGTCCATGGCAAATGCAAGATGTCGAGTCGCATACAAGAAACTTCTAAGGACTTTTCAAAGACAAGACTTTATTGTTCAAGAATATGACAGAAAAGCATT gatTTTAATTGATAAAATAAACAAGATGCAGTCTGAATACAGAATCCTGGAGACACAGTCTTGCAA GATGAAACAAAATGACCAAaccaaaaatgacaaaattgaGAGAATTCAAAAG GTCCGCAGCATGTGGCCACTTGTAACAGAAATGCTTGAAtctctgaaaaaagaaaaggaaattgtaAATTCTGAACTTGATACACTTAAAAGCTGCAATAAGCAGCACATTTTGGATGGAACTAACATTGTTTTCAGTATTCCACGGCTTTTGGCTCACAGAGTTGACAGTGATATACACCAA CATTGTACAGGAAATATTTATGAAGCTGAAAAACTGAATTTCCTAACAGTCATCCAGTTACTAAATGAAGCCTTGAGGGGATTGAGAGATGAACATATTGAGTTTGAATTAAATCAACTTCAGAACACTGAGAATAAGGTTACACTCCTCAATAAGGTACTAAAGGATTTGACAGCAAAGAG GCTACAAATGGAACGGCATATTGTGTCACTGCGTGAATCTATTTCTAGAGAACGTGAGAAATGGGAAGTCAAGTGGGAAACCATTCTTGGCCACCGTCCTTTTATTTTAGTCTCAGATCTGGATCTG gaaTGGGATTTGTTAAGTTCTTTGCCACTTGATGATTTTAATCCTGCAGAAGATGATAGTGTCTTTTTTGAAAGTTTAAAATCATGTCCAG ATGTTTTTTACTCTATTCATGAAGAATCTTGTGAGAAAGATGAGGCAGCGTTGGAAACTATGATGGATAAGTCAAGTACACCACCAAAATG GATCTGTTCAGTGTCTTCGGAATTGTCAAAAGAATGTGACAAGAGAGACGCGTTAGTTGAAAAG AACTTACAGATTAAAACCTCCAAGGGCAAAAAAAAGTCTGTACCTCTAGAgatcttaaaaaatgaaaaggatggGTCTGCCACTTCAGAAGTGTGTGAGAATGCAGCTGATCATGCTATCCAGGCAGAGTCACCTATTAAAAAAGAAGACCCTTATAAGAAAGCCAGAGATGAACTGGTAGAAGAG gTAGTAATCAGGGTCACTGTTTTAGGGGTGACTGCCTGA
- the PLIN2 gene encoding perilipin-2 isoform X1, translating to MALAAIDPEQNIVSRVVNLPLVSSTYDIVSTAYLSTKDNHPYLKSVCEIAEKGVKTITSVAVTSAMPIIQKLEPQIVVANNYACIGLDKIEEKLPILNQPTDKVVANAKDVVVGARDAVTTTVTGAKETVAHTITGVVGKTKEAMQDSVEITKSVVNGSINTVLGSRVVQIVSNGVDSALTKSETLVDQYLPLTEAELEKEAAKVEGFEVEIQKPSYYIRLGSLSSKVRSRAYQQALDKVRDAKQKSQETISQLHHTVSLIEYARKNMNSANQKLLGAQAKFYQSWVQWKKNTGQNDGDEPHSAEHIESRTLAIAQSLTQQLQTTCLTLVSSLQGLPQNVQNQVYSVGSMAGDVYQSFRSASSFQELSDSLLTTSKGQLKKMKESLDDVMDYLVNNTPLNWLVPDFTITDLSSESDDIPDILDLDEDDQQDFSRTNGPYTTGQRAE from the exons ATGGCATTGGCAGCAATTGATCCAGAACAG AACATTGTATCGAGGGTTGTCAACCTTCCCTTGGTGAGCTCCACCTACGATATAGTGTCTACAGCTTACCTCAGCACAAAGGATAACCATCCGTATCTGAAGTCAGTCTGTGAGATAGCAGAGAAAGGAGTGAAGACGATTACTTCAGTGGCTGTAACAAGTGCTATGCCTATCATCCAGAAGCTGGAACCACAAA TTGTAGTTGCCAACAACTATGCATGTATAGGTCTGGACAAAATTGAAGAGAAGCTGCCTATACTGAATCAACCCACTGACAAG GTTGTTGCCAATGCCAAGGATGTAGTTGTTGGAGCCAGAGATGCTGTAACAACCACTGTGACTGGTGCCAAGGAAACTGTTGCTCACACGATAACTGGAGTTGTGGGCAAGACTAAAGAAGCAATGCAAGACAGTGTAGAAATTACCAAGTCAGTTGTCAATGGCAGCATCAACACTGTCCTGGGAAGTCGTGTGGTGCAAATAGTGAGCAATGGAGTGGACAGTGCTCTCACTAAGTCAGAGACCCTTGTAGACCAATATCTTCCACttacagaagcagaactag agaaagaagctgcaaaagtTGAAGGCTTTGAAGTTGAAATTCAAAAGCCAAGCTACTACATAAGACTAGGATCCTTGTCTTCAAAAGTCCGCAGCCGTGCCTACCAGCAAGCCTTAGATAAAGTTAGAGATGCTAAACAAAAGAGCCAGGAGACAATCTCTCAGCTCCACCACACTGTTAGTCTG ATTGAGTATGCCAGGAAGAACATGAATAGTGCCAATCAGAAACTTCTTGGTGCTCAGGCAAAGTTTTACCAGTCATGGGTACAATGGAAGAAGAATACAGGCCAAAATGATGGTGATGAACCGCATAGTGCTGAG CATATTGAGTCAAGAACTCTAGCTATTGCACAGAGCCTCACTCAGCAGCTTCAGACCACCTGCCTCACACTGGTCTCAAGCCTACAGGGCCTGCCACAGAATGTGCAGAATCAGGTTTACAGTGTTGGCTCAATGGCAGGTGATGTCTACCAGAGCTTTCGCTCAGCATCCTCCTTCCAAGAATTATCAGACAGCCTTCTTACTACTAGCAAAGGacagctgaagaaaatgaaggagtCTCTGGATGACGTGATGGATTATCTTGTTAACAACACGCCTCTCAACTGGCTG GTTCCAGATTTCACTATTACAGACCTGTCTTCAGAGTCAGATGATATCCCAGACATTTTGGATTTGGATGAAGATGATCAACAAGACTTTTCACGCACAAATGGCCCTTACACTACAGGGCAAAGAGCTGAATAA
- the PLIN2 gene encoding perilipin-2 isoform X2, with protein sequence MALAAIDPEQNIVSRVVNLPLVSSTYDIVSTAYLSTKDNHPYLKSVCEIAEKGVKTITSVAVTSAMPIIQKLEPQIVVANNYACIGLDKIEEKLPILNQPTDKVVANAKDVVVGARDAVTTTVTGAKETVAHTITGVVGKTKEAMQDSVEITKSVVNGSINTVLGSRVVQIVSNGVDSALTKSETLVDQYLPLTEAELEKEAAKVEGFEVEIQKPSYYIRLGSLSSKVRSRAYQQALDKVRDAKQKSQETISQLHHTVSLIEYARKNMNSANQKLLGAQAKFYQSWVQWKKNTGQNDGDEPHSAEHIESRTLAIAQSLTQQLQTTCLTLVSSLQGLPQNVQNQVYSVGSMAGDVYQSFRSASSFQELSDSLLTTSKGQLKKMKESLDDVMDYLVNNTPLNWLLGFTAAF encoded by the exons ATGGCATTGGCAGCAATTGATCCAGAACAG AACATTGTATCGAGGGTTGTCAACCTTCCCTTGGTGAGCTCCACCTACGATATAGTGTCTACAGCTTACCTCAGCACAAAGGATAACCATCCGTATCTGAAGTCAGTCTGTGAGATAGCAGAGAAAGGAGTGAAGACGATTACTTCAGTGGCTGTAACAAGTGCTATGCCTATCATCCAGAAGCTGGAACCACAAA TTGTAGTTGCCAACAACTATGCATGTATAGGTCTGGACAAAATTGAAGAGAAGCTGCCTATACTGAATCAACCCACTGACAAG GTTGTTGCCAATGCCAAGGATGTAGTTGTTGGAGCCAGAGATGCTGTAACAACCACTGTGACTGGTGCCAAGGAAACTGTTGCTCACACGATAACTGGAGTTGTGGGCAAGACTAAAGAAGCAATGCAAGACAGTGTAGAAATTACCAAGTCAGTTGTCAATGGCAGCATCAACACTGTCCTGGGAAGTCGTGTGGTGCAAATAGTGAGCAATGGAGTGGACAGTGCTCTCACTAAGTCAGAGACCCTTGTAGACCAATATCTTCCACttacagaagcagaactag agaaagaagctgcaaaagtTGAAGGCTTTGAAGTTGAAATTCAAAAGCCAAGCTACTACATAAGACTAGGATCCTTGTCTTCAAAAGTCCGCAGCCGTGCCTACCAGCAAGCCTTAGATAAAGTTAGAGATGCTAAACAAAAGAGCCAGGAGACAATCTCTCAGCTCCACCACACTGTTAGTCTG ATTGAGTATGCCAGGAAGAACATGAATAGTGCCAATCAGAAACTTCTTGGTGCTCAGGCAAAGTTTTACCAGTCATGGGTACAATGGAAGAAGAATACAGGCCAAAATGATGGTGATGAACCGCATAGTGCTGAG CATATTGAGTCAAGAACTCTAGCTATTGCACAGAGCCTCACTCAGCAGCTTCAGACCACCTGCCTCACACTGGTCTCAAGCCTACAGGGCCTGCCACAGAATGTGCAGAATCAGGTTTACAGTGTTGGCTCAATGGCAGGTGATGTCTACCAGAGCTTTCGCTCAGCATCCTCCTTCCAAGAATTATCAGACAGCCTTCTTACTACTAGCAAAGGacagctgaagaaaatgaaggagtCTCTGGATGACGTGATGGATTATCTTGTTAACAACACGCCTCTCAACTGGCTG CTTGgcttcactgctgctttttag